The following proteins are co-located in the Xiphophorus hellerii strain 12219 chromosome 2, Xiphophorus_hellerii-4.1, whole genome shotgun sequence genome:
- the LOC116730161 gene encoding uncharacterized protein C3orf20 gives MAARLSSCSWFIDLRAHTNLTCVNKLHWATRMTKLLIPALNSTAIRISISVWSCEDAGGIAQPKQHRCDEPEIMRVSRWVAERLRAARNPQNLPPPEQDPSTAPILRDYGDGGGELTNDRRRRTAVAPLVDILPQIPEMNPVQRKQHYRTNDGSSFIYYPSGCVAVCQSRSGLPHGGFYTNVFSDGQRPAVLLTITAFGHGAVTDAVSSTISAVWDQDGGFRFDNYGNTTEEWSWPTYRPLRRNIMMQVSEEISVKLFSGKSGVLSFRCEEERAHLPLRFVTNKSQRKKMPCLQAENKFSSGAAQELRLLKKQKSPAGVSENKMSLRETPAVSEEEKQVKPSALWRRRRNAVRELQRLQQRVRDAAEGWLDYYRVAVGIKCPDAERLPGAPPRARPRRALQSAALPSPNSPESAAAAPRRAGTGRRDELRESHGRHSASAEKRQDRLVQMQRRPKESRKEPPVTQIGPLRIHGNIEPGSVTLSPSLEPGTPPASCAADRGPAAPSVPLATCPALLRAALRGEEQRRRCCCSATLMPVVTDLEYDAFIMGQPLDSRQMLVVCVTTPQQPLNTHTAGRWADVEVLYRRRNEQRTMPCTQCQMDSFRLVRYEMSDGTAGCGPENVLLQQRHGAAPGMFLMYLKGKLLFLGYILRGDGCSAVDLQRQICRTRRDSRLGLSLPADHKFSDVVKTPAATEA, from the exons ATGGCGGCGAGGCTATCGAGTTGCTCCTGGTTCATTGACTTACGTGCTCATACAAATCTAACATGTGTGAATAAATTACACTGGGCCACTAGGATGACAAAGCTACTCATTCCCGCTCTGAACTCCACAGCCATCAGGATCTCCATCTCAGTCTGGAGCTGCGAGGATGCAG GTGGGATCGCTCAGCCAAAGCAGCACCGCTGTGACGAACCTGAGATAATGAGAGTGAGCCGGTGGGTGGCGGAGCGACTGAGGGCGGCCCGGAACCCACA AAATCTGCCTCCACCTGAGCAAGATCCGAGTACAGCTCCTATTCTCCGTGATTATGGTGATGGAGGAGGTGAGCTTACTAATGACAGAAGAAGAAGGACGGCAGTTGCCCCTCTGGTTGACATTTTGCCCCAGATACCAGAAATGAATCCGGTCCAGAGGAAGCAGCACTACAGGACAAACGATGGCTCCTCATTTATTTA CTACCCGTCCGGCTGCGTGGCGGTGTGCCAGAGTCGCTCCGGTCTGCCTCATGGAGGTTTCTACACCAACGTGTTCAGCGACGGCCAGCGTCCCGCCGTTCTTCTGACCATCACGGCGTTTGGACACGGGGCAGTCACAGACGCCGTCAG CTCCACCATCTCGGCCGTGTGGGATCAGGACGGAGGATTCAGGTTCGACAATTACGGAAACACGACGGAGGAGTGGAGCTGGCCGACATATCGCCCACTGAGGAGAAATATTATGATGCAG GTCTCAGAGGAGATCTCAGTGAAGCTGTTCAGTGGGAAGTCTGGTGTGCTCAGCTTCAGATGTGAAGAGGAGCGAGCTCACCTTCCTCTTCGTTTTGTCACTAATAAAagtcagaggaagaaaatg CCCTGTTTGCAGGCGGAGAACAAATTCAGCTCAGGTGCTGCTCAGGAGCTTCGTCTGCTAAAGAAGCAAAAAAGTCCCGCTGGCGTCTCAGAGAACAAAATGAGCCTGAGGGAAACACCT GCGGTCAGTgaggaggagaagcaggtgAAGCCGTCTGCTCTGTGGAGAAGACGGAGAAACGCCGTGCGGGAGCTGCAGAGGCTACAGCAGAGAGTACGGGATGCTGCGGAGGGCTGGTTGGATTATTATCGCGTTGCTGTTG GTATCAAGTGTCCTGACGCGGAGCGACTGCCAGGGGCCCCGCCGCGGGCCCGGCCGAGACGAGCGCTGCAGTCGGCTGCTCTACCCTCCCCAAACTCACCCGAAAGCGCAGCGGCTGCGCCGCGGCGTGCTGGGACAGGCAGGAGGGATGAGCTCAGAGAGAGTCACGGACGCCACTCAGCATCAGCAGAGAAACGTCAGGACCGCCTCGTCCAGATGCAGAG GAGACCAAAGGAAAGCAGAAAGGAGCCTCCTGTCACACAAATCGGACCCCTTCGAATCCATGGCAACATCGAACCAGG GTCAGTGACTCTCTCCCCCAGCCTTGAGCCTGGAACTCCTCCTGCTAGCTGTGCTGCAGACAGGGGGCCCGCTGCTCCCTCCGTCCCTCTCGCAACGTGCCCCGCTCTGCTGAGAGCTGCCCTGCGGGGGGAGGAGCAGCGGAGGAGGTGCTGCTGCAGTGCAACACTGATGCCAGTGGTCACCGACCTGGAGTATGATGCTTTCATTATGGGCCAACCTCTCGACAGCAGACAGATGCTGGTGGTGTGTGTCACCACACCTCAGCAGCCgcttaacacacacacagcaggccGGTGGGCTGATGTGGAGGTTCTCTACAGGAGGAGGAACGAGCAGAGGACCATGCCATGCACCCAG TGCCAGATGGACTCTTTTCGCCTGGTCAGGTACGAGATGTCAGACGGGACGGCGGGCTGTGGGCCGGAGAAcgttctgctgcagcagcgaCACGGTGCCGCTCCTGGGATGTTCCTG ATGTACCTCAAGGGGAAGCTGCTGTTTCTGGGCTACATACTCAGAGGTGACGGCTGCTCTGCTGTGGATCTTCAAAGGCAAATCTGCAGGACCAGGAGAGACTCCAGACTGGGTTTGAGTCTCCCTGCGGACCACAAGTTCAG TGATGTGGTAAAAACTCCTGCAGCCACAGAAGCATAG
- the LOC116710172 gene encoding uncharacterized protein LOC116710172 encodes MLGSAGAQATRGGPVFFFDQPTRRNRIKGNILNYMIRSAGPQLEDAPLRSLQEEDQKGESNSLSKQNPSGIACEGEEHDPSSSSVSAAPKDPMDAYRRAAPHLLNDLARLLSQHKWSEDDRIPRGIVNILDYSWHDLTAGAALRLRRPAAMTGNQRRPKESLETQKTPRRVSDCAREETGKRTSSAGRNAGSFLTKDQANQSERKKKRSSKGGKFSIR; translated from the exons ATGTTGGGTTCTGCTGGCGCGCAGGCGACCAGAGGCGGCCCCGTGTTTTTCTTTGACCAG CCAACAAGGCGAAATCGGATTAaaggcaacattttaaattacatgATAAGAAGTGCGGGACCACAGCTGGAAGACGCGCCACTGAGGAG TCTGCAAGAGGAGGACCAAAAAGGTGAAAGTAACAGTTTAAGCAAGCAGAACCCCTCAGGTATAGCCTGTGAGGGTGAAGAACATGATCCTTCATCATCATCTGTCAGCGCCGCGCCAAAGGATCCGATGGACGCCTACAGGCGAGCGGCCCCTCATTTATTAAACGACTTGGCTCGTCTGCTTTCGCAGCATAAGTGGTCGGAGGACGACCGCATCCCCCGCGGCATTGTCAATATCCTGGATTACTCCTGGCACGATCTGACTGCAGGGGCGGCGCTCCGCTTGAGGAGGCCAGCGGCGATGACAGGGAACCAGAGGAGGCCCAAAGAATCCCTGGAGACGCAGAAAACACCCCGGCGGGTGTCTGACTGCGCCAGGGAGGAAACAGGAAAGAGGACCTCTTCCGCCGGGAGAAATGCTGGTTCATTTCTCACAAAAGATCAAGCAAATCagagtgaaagaaagaaaaaacgaAGCTCAAAAGGAGGTAAATTTAGCATAAGGTGA
- the LOC116710210 gene encoding methionine aminopeptidase 2-like, with product MAEPEPQRKVEPQLLNGDDDLNDEEREDADASEAVKRKRRKKKRSRTSGPVCDFAAGTNEAEGDSGEAGGVGEVAAQLEQQTLEEKERPKDAEEDGDEGENSAVKKKRKKKKKKGAKGQTDPPSVPICELYPNGDFPKGEECEYPPSKDGRSAAWRTTSEEKRAMDRANEEMWSDFRQAAEAHRQVRSYVRSWIKPGMTMIDICEKLEDCSRRLIKENGLSAGLAFPTGCSINHCAAHYTPNAGDPTVLRYDDVCKIDFGTHINGRIIDCAFTVTFNPKYDRLLEAVRDATNTGIRCAGIDVRLCDVGETIQEVMESYEVEIDGKTYQVKPVRNLNGHSIGQYRIHSGKTVPIVKGGEATRMEEGEAYAIETFGSTGRGAVHDDMECSHYMKNFNVGHVPIRLPRAKHLLNVINENFGTLAFCRRWLDRLGESKYLMALKNLCDLGIIDPYPPLCDIKGSYTAQYEHTILLRPTCKEVVSRGDDY from the exons ATGGCGGAGCCGGAGCCACAGCGCAAAGTGGAGCCTCAACTTCTCAATGGGGACGACGACTTGAACGACGAAGAAAGAGAGGACGCGGACGCCAGCGAGGCAgtgaagagaaagagaagaaagaagaagaggagccgGACGAGCGGGCCAG TATGTGACTTTGCAGCAGGGACAAACGAAGCTGAGGGAGACTCTGGAGAAGCCGGAGGTGTCGGCGAAGTGGCAGCGCAGCTGGAGCAGCAAACCttggaggagaaggagaggcCCAAGGATGCAGAGGAAG ATGGCGATGAAGGGGAAAACTCAGCTGtcaaaaagaagaggaagaagaagaagaagaaaggag CGAAGGGACAGACTGACCCTCCCTCAGTACCTATTTGTGAGCTCTATCCCAACGGGGACTTTCCAAAGGGAGAGGAGTGTGAATACCCCCCATCGAAAGACGG GCGCAGCGCCGCGTGGCGGACCACCAGCGAGGAGAAGCGGGCGATGGACCGAGCCAACGAGGAGATGTGGAGCGACTTCAGGCAGGCGGCCGAGGCCCACCGACAGGTGCGCTCCTACGTCAGGAGCTGGATAAAACCGGGGATGACCATGATCGACATCTG CGAGAAGCTGGAGGATTGCTCCAGGAGGCTCATCAAGGAGAACGGGCTGAGTGCCGGCCTGGCGTTTCCAACGGGCTGCTCCATCAACCACTGCGCTGCCCACTACACCCCCAACGCCGGAGACCCGACCGTGCTGCGCTACGACGACGTCTGCAAGATCGACTTTGGTACACACATCAACG GTCGAATAATAGACTGCGCATTCACCGTCACTTTCAATCCAAAGTACGACAGGCTGCTGGAGGCTGTGAGGGATGCGACAAACACCGGCATCAGG TGTGCAGGAATCGACGTGCGCCTGTGTGACGTCGGCGAGACCATCCAGGAAGTCATGGAGTCTTACGAAGTCGAGATAGATGGAAAAACGTATCAAG TGAAGCCAGTCAGAAACCTGAACGGCCATTCGATTGGACAGTACAGGATACACTCAGGGAAGACTGTTCCCATCGTAAAAGGTGGCGAGGCGACCAGGATGGAG GAAGGTGAAGCCTACGCCATTGAGACGTTCGGCAGCACCGGAAGAGGCGCCGTCCACGACGACATGGAGTGCTCGCACTACATGAAGAACTTCAACGTTGGACATGTGCCCATAAG ACTACCGAGGGCTAAACACCTGCTGAACGTGATCAATGAGAACTTTGGCACGCTGGCTTTCTGCCGCCGCTGGCTGGACCGCCTGGGTGAGAGCAAGTACCTGATGGCGCTGAAGAACCTGTGCGACCTCGGCATTATAGACCCCTACCCGCCTCTGTGCGACATCAAGGGCAGCTACACCGCCCAGTACGAGCACACCATCCTGCTCAGGCCCACCTGCAAGGAGGTAGTGAGCCGAGGAGACGACTATTAA